Proteins encoded in a region of the Micropterus dolomieu isolate WLL.071019.BEF.003 ecotype Adirondacks linkage group LG07, ASM2129224v1, whole genome shotgun sequence genome:
- the fhl2a gene encoding four and a half LIM domains protein 2a isoform X3, producing the protein MEHKGNSWHETCFTCQRCQQPIGTKSFIPKDNHNFCVPCYEKQFAMQCVHCKKPITTGGVTYHDQPWHKDCFLCTSCKQQLSGQRFTSRDDFAYCLNCFCNLYAKKCASCTTPISGLGGSKYISFEERQWHNDCFNCKKCSVSLVGRGFLTERDDILCPECGKDI; encoded by the exons ATGGAGCACAAGGGGAACAGTTGGCATGAGACCTGTTTCACCTGCCAGAGATGCCAGCAGCCCATTGGCACCAAGAGCTTCATCCCTAAGGACAACCATAACTTCTGTGTGCCCTGCTATGAGAAGCAGTTTGCCATGCAGTGTGTGCACTGCAAGAAG CCCATCACCACTGGCGGGGTGACCTACCATGATCAGCCCTGGCACAAGGACTGCTTCCTGTGCACTAGCTGCAAGCAGCAGCTGTCCGGCCAGAGGTTTACCTCTAGAGATGACTTTGCCTACTGTCTCAACTGCTTCTGCAACCTTTATGCCAAGAAGTGTGCCTCCTGCACCACCCCCATTAGCG GCCTTGGAGGCAGCAAGTACATTTCCTTTGAGGAACGCCAGTGGCACAATGACTGCTTCAACTGCAAAAAGTGCTCCGTGTCCCTGGTTGGCCGTGGCTTCCTAACCGAACGTGACGATATCCTGTGCCCAGAGTGCGGCAAGGACATCTAA
- the fhl2a gene encoding four and a half LIM domains protein 2a isoform X1: MTERYDCHYCKESLFGKKYVLREENPYCVKCYESLYSNTCEECKKPIGCNTRDLSYKDRHWHEDCFMCFQCKRSLVDKPFSTKDEQLLCTECYSNEYSSKCHECKKTIMPGSRKMEHKGNSWHETCFTCQRCQQPIGTKSFIPKDNHNFCVPCYEKQFAMQCVHCKKPITTGGVTYHDQPWHKDCFLCTSCKQQLSGQRFTSRDDFAYCLNCFCNLYAKKCASCTTPISGLGGSKYISFEERQWHNDCFNCKKCSVSLVGRGFLTERDDILCPECGKDI; encoded by the exons ATGACCGAGCGCTACGACTGCCACTACTGCAAGGAATCCCTGTTTGGCAAGAAGTATGTTCTGAGAGAGGAGAATCCCTACTGTGTGAAATGTTATGAGAGTCTGTACTCCAACACCTGTGAGGAGTGCAAGAAGCCAATTGGCTGCAACACCAGG GATCTGTCATACAAGGACCGTCACTGGCACGAGGACTGTTTCATGTGCTTCCAGTGCAAGCGCTCGCTGGTGGACAAGCCCTTCTCCACCAAGGATGAACAGCTCCTCTGTACAGAGTGCTACTCCAATGAGTATTCCTCCAAGTGCCATGAGTGCAAGAAAACCATCATGCCAG GCTCCAGAAAGATGGAGCACAAGGGGAACAGTTGGCATGAGACCTGTTTCACCTGCCAGAGATGCCAGCAGCCCATTGGCACCAAGAGCTTCATCCCTAAGGACAACCATAACTTCTGTGTGCCCTGCTATGAGAAGCAGTTTGCCATGCAGTGTGTGCACTGCAAGAAG CCCATCACCACTGGCGGGGTGACCTACCATGATCAGCCCTGGCACAAGGACTGCTTCCTGTGCACTAGCTGCAAGCAGCAGCTGTCCGGCCAGAGGTTTACCTCTAGAGATGACTTTGCCTACTGTCTCAACTGCTTCTGCAACCTTTATGCCAAGAAGTGTGCCTCCTGCACCACCCCCATTAGCG GCCTTGGAGGCAGCAAGTACATTTCCTTTGAGGAACGCCAGTGGCACAATGACTGCTTCAACTGCAAAAAGTGCTCCGTGTCCCTGGTTGGCCGTGGCTTCCTAACCGAACGTGACGATATCCTGTGCCCAGAGTGCGGCAAGGACATCTAA
- the fhl2a gene encoding four and a half LIM domains protein 2a isoform X2 yields the protein MKLTDCSKCSRKMEHKGNSWHETCFTCQRCQQPIGTKSFIPKDNHNFCVPCYEKQFAMQCVHCKKPITTGGVTYHDQPWHKDCFLCTSCKQQLSGQRFTSRDDFAYCLNCFCNLYAKKCASCTTPISGLGGSKYISFEERQWHNDCFNCKKCSVSLVGRGFLTERDDILCPECGKDI from the exons ATGAAGTTGACTGACTGTTCTAAAT GCTCCAGAAAGATGGAGCACAAGGGGAACAGTTGGCATGAGACCTGTTTCACCTGCCAGAGATGCCAGCAGCCCATTGGCACCAAGAGCTTCATCCCTAAGGACAACCATAACTTCTGTGTGCCCTGCTATGAGAAGCAGTTTGCCATGCAGTGTGTGCACTGCAAGAAG CCCATCACCACTGGCGGGGTGACCTACCATGATCAGCCCTGGCACAAGGACTGCTTCCTGTGCACTAGCTGCAAGCAGCAGCTGTCCGGCCAGAGGTTTACCTCTAGAGATGACTTTGCCTACTGTCTCAACTGCTTCTGCAACCTTTATGCCAAGAAGTGTGCCTCCTGCACCACCCCCATTAGCG GCCTTGGAGGCAGCAAGTACATTTCCTTTGAGGAACGCCAGTGGCACAATGACTGCTTCAACTGCAAAAAGTGCTCCGTGTCCCTGGTTGGCCGTGGCTTCCTAACCGAACGTGACGATATCCTGTGCCCAGAGTGCGGCAAGGACATCTAA